A genomic stretch from Arachis stenosperma cultivar V10309 chromosome 3, arast.V10309.gnm1.PFL2, whole genome shotgun sequence includes:
- the LOC130968881 gene encoding transcription and mRNA export factor ENY2 isoform X2 produces MRASVNRPPTPTPESEEPQDPELTLREIINIKSGEKERLKELLRERLIECGWRDEMKSLCRAFAKKKGRNNVTVDDLVQVITPKGRASVPDSVKAELLQRIRSFLASAAI; encoded by the exons AT GAGGGCTTCGGTTAATCGGCCCCCAACGCCAACCCCCGAATCAGAGGAACCGCAAGATCCCGAGCTCACACTTCGAGAAATCATCAACATCAAG AGCGGAGAGAAAGAGCGCTTGAAGGAGCTTCTCAGGGAAAGACTCATTGAATGCGGTTGGAGGGATGAGATGAAATCTCTTTGcag GGCATTCGCCAAGAAGAAAGGGAGGAATAATGTAACGGTCGATGATCTTGTCCAGGTTATTACCCCTAAAGGCAGAG CTTCTGTTCCAGACTCTGTGAAAGCTGAGTTGTTACAACGAATTAGATCATTTCTTGCATCGGCTGCTATATGA
- the LOC130968881 gene encoding transcription and mRNA export factor ENY2 isoform X1: MRASVNRPPTPTPESEEPQDPELTLREIINIKLIESGEKERLKELLRERLIECGWRDEMKSLCRAFAKKKGRNNVTVDDLVQVITPKGRASVPDSVKAELLQRIRSFLASAAI; encoded by the exons AT GAGGGCTTCGGTTAATCGGCCCCCAACGCCAACCCCCGAATCAGAGGAACCGCAAGATCCCGAGCTCACACTTCGAGAAATCATCAACATCAAG CTGATTGAGAGCGGAGAGAAAGAGCGCTTGAAGGAGCTTCTCAGGGAAAGACTCATTGAATGCGGTTGGAGGGATGAGATGAAATCTCTTTGcag GGCATTCGCCAAGAAGAAAGGGAGGAATAATGTAACGGTCGATGATCTTGTCCAGGTTATTACCCCTAAAGGCAGAG CTTCTGTTCCAGACTCTGTGAAAGCTGAGTTGTTACAACGAATTAGATCATTTCTTGCATCGGCTGCTATATGA